In Marinomonas posidonica IVIA-Po-181, a single window of DNA contains:
- a CDS encoding lipid A biosynthesis acyltransferase: protein MVKLPRHWSKISETGSILGMKILLACYRIFGRNVFRITLLLVIGYYYLMNKHARQASQAYLKKVKPLCQPQSKALTPFRHFWTFGELLLDKFLVWMGHIQRQDIIFHNKASMQYMNERNKGGIIVVSHLGNTEICSAIAHQMPNIKVTMLVHTKHAQKFNRMLKQTNANANISVMQVTDMSPATAMTLSERVEAGEYIIIAGDRTPVHGTARTTVVQFLQHPASFPQGAFILAGLLKCPVFLMFCLKQQNKYHIYIELFSEQLMGPRKTREQRLDNTVKDYAKRLEHYCLMQPLQWFNFYDFWYIDSSQTKLNTTKKGQT from the coding sequence GTGGTTAAACTACCAAGACATTGGTCAAAAATTAGCGAAACAGGCTCAATCCTAGGCATGAAAATCCTTCTGGCCTGCTATCGTATATTTGGCCGCAATGTATTTCGTATCACCTTACTACTGGTCATTGGCTATTACTACTTAATGAATAAACATGCACGCCAAGCATCACAAGCCTATCTAAAAAAAGTCAAGCCATTATGCCAACCACAATCTAAAGCACTAACACCATTCCGCCATTTCTGGACATTTGGCGAACTACTACTGGATAAATTTTTGGTTTGGATGGGGCACATCCAACGACAAGACATAATTTTCCACAATAAGGCATCCATGCAATACATGAATGAGCGCAACAAAGGCGGCATTATCGTTGTTTCTCATTTGGGTAACACAGAAATATGTAGTGCGATCGCTCATCAAATGCCGAACATCAAAGTAACTATGCTGGTACATACAAAACACGCCCAAAAATTTAATCGCATGCTGAAACAAACAAATGCCAACGCCAATATCAGCGTGATGCAAGTAACCGATATGTCACCCGCAACAGCAATGACTCTATCCGAACGTGTCGAAGCTGGCGAATATATTATTATTGCAGGTGATCGTACACCTGTTCATGGCACCGCTAGAACAACAGTTGTTCAGTTTTTACAGCATCCAGCGTCTTTTCCACAAGGCGCATTTATCTTAGCCGGCCTCTTAAAGTGCCCTGTATTCCTAATGTTTTGTTTAAAACAACAGAACAAATACCACATTTATATTGAGCTCTTTTCTGAGCAACTAATGGGGCCACGAAAAACAAGAGAGCAACGGCTAGATAATACTGTTAAAGACTATGCTAAACGGCTGGAGCACTACTGTTTAATGCAACCATTACAGTGGTTCAATTTTTACGATTTTTGGTACATTGATTCATCTCAGACCAAATTAAACACAACTAAAAAAGGACAGACTTAA
- a CDS encoding LolA family protein: MRVIILLAMLYGNSVWAASVQELKELMQTPQQLTGYFTQNKYLAAVDASLKSSGTFSYKSGTEITWHTLNPIENTLTLTPNQIISTHNGQRISIIDGQDNPVVKIFSDLFFGVMTANWALLQEYFTIDVTLSQGQWQAQLIPIDTSIAQVIIQITLSGTELLQHVELSEINGNTTTIYFSSLVSKGSH; this comes from the coding sequence ATGAGGGTTATTATCTTATTAGCGATGCTATATGGTAATTCTGTCTGGGCTGCATCCGTTCAAGAGTTAAAAGAATTAATGCAAACACCTCAACAACTTACAGGGTATTTCACCCAAAATAAATATCTGGCAGCAGTCGATGCATCATTAAAATCTTCCGGTACATTCTCATATAAATCTGGCACGGAAATCACATGGCACACTTTAAATCCGATTGAGAATACACTCACACTAACGCCAAACCAGATTATTAGTACCCATAATGGTCAAAGAATATCTATCATAGATGGTCAGGACAATCCTGTTGTGAAAATCTTCTCTGATCTATTTTTCGGTGTCATGACGGCGAACTGGGCATTATTACAAGAGTATTTTACCATTGATGTAACTCTATCTCAGGGCCAATGGCAAGCTCAGCTAATACCGATCGACACAAGTATTGCACAAGTGATTATACAAATAACGCTTTCTGGTACGGAACTTTTGCAGCATGTTGAATTAAGTGAAATAAATGGCAACACCACAACGATCTATTTCTCTAGCCTTGTGTCTAAGGGCTCTCATTAA
- a CDS encoding beta-ketoacyl-ACP synthase: MKQCYLNAMGMISALGDGTDITLKQLQYGQPQLTYSNAYHNGPPLPLGLIQQSLNTLPLHDKKWKSRNNQLTWHIAQQFQPEIEAAIAKFGADRIGVVIGTSTSGIAESESHMRTMANIGTMPEEYHYHLQEMGAPADFLAQTFGISGPTFGISTACSSGAKALASARRLIRAGICDVVIAGGVDTICRLTVQGFSSLEAVSTEPCNPFSSNRNGINIGEGGALFLVSAEASDIALTGIGESSDAHHISAPDPSGLGAIRSMSNALDDAGITATAIDYINLHGTATPLNDQMESIAVNELFSKNTLCSSTKPYTGHTLGAAGALEAAICVLALRQNFQPEHIWDGSNDQELPILNFAPASSYHPMRFALSNSFAFGGNNITLILERIS, encoded by the coding sequence ATGAAACAATGTTATCTGAATGCCATGGGTATGATTAGCGCCTTAGGTGACGGTACTGATATTACATTGAAGCAACTGCAATATGGTCAGCCACAACTAACCTACAGCAATGCCTATCATAATGGCCCCCCTCTTCCGCTGGGGCTTATTCAGCAATCTCTTAACACACTTCCTTTACACGATAAAAAGTGGAAAAGTCGAAATAACCAATTGACTTGGCATATAGCTCAACAATTTCAACCTGAAATTGAAGCTGCTATTGCTAAGTTTGGAGCAGACCGTATTGGTGTGGTCATTGGCACCTCTACCTCAGGTATTGCTGAAAGCGAAAGCCATATGAGAACTATGGCAAACATTGGTACTATGCCCGAGGAATACCATTATCATTTACAAGAAATGGGGGCTCCAGCAGATTTCCTCGCACAAACTTTCGGAATATCAGGTCCCACCTTCGGCATTTCTACCGCCTGTTCCTCAGGCGCCAAAGCTCTAGCTTCTGCACGCCGTTTAATTCGCGCAGGTATTTGTGACGTCGTCATTGCAGGCGGTGTCGACACCATTTGTCGTTTAACCGTGCAAGGTTTTTCATCCTTAGAAGCGGTAAGTACAGAACCTTGCAATCCATTCAGTTCTAACCGGAACGGTATTAATATTGGAGAAGGCGGAGCTCTATTTCTAGTATCCGCCGAGGCTAGTGATATTGCTTTAACTGGAATAGGTGAAAGCTCAGATGCGCACCATATTTCAGCACCAGATCCGTCCGGTTTAGGTGCTATTCGTAGTATGTCTAATGCATTAGACGATGCGGGAATTACAGCCACTGCAATTGATTACATCAACTTGCACGGCACCGCAACACCACTTAACGATCAAATGGAATCAATCGCGGTAAATGAACTGTTTTCGAAAAACACTCTTTGTAGCTCTACTAAACCTTATACTGGACATACATTAGGAGCAGCAGGAGCTTTGGAGGCAGCGATTTGTGTTCTGGCACTACGCCAAAACTTCCAGCCAGAACACATTTGGGATGGTTCAAATGACCAAGAACTCCCAATACTAAATTTTGCTCCGGCTAGCTCTTACCATCCTATGCGTTTCGCCCTAAGCAATTCATTTGCCTTTGGCGGCAATAACATTACACTCATTTTAGAACGGATTTCCTAA
- the fabG gene encoding 3-oxoacyl-ACP reductase FabG, translated as MSNMVLVTGSSRGIGKAIALRLAKDGYDIVLHCRSNVTEAEKVAQQIETIGQQARVLQFDISDRESASQTLEQDMDKHGAYYGVVCNAGIARDNAFPAIPGHEWDEVLRTNLDGFYNVLHPISMPMIRRRQPGRIVTLSSVSGEMGNRGQVNYSAAKAGIIGATKALAVELAKRKITVNCVAPGFIETDMTDDLLVEEALKMIPMQRAGLPNEVAGAVSFLMSEDAAYITRQVISINGGMF; from the coding sequence GTGAGTAATATGGTATTAGTAACGGGTTCAAGCCGAGGTATAGGCAAAGCTATTGCCCTTCGCTTAGCCAAAGATGGTTATGACATTGTTTTGCATTGCCGTAGCAATGTAACTGAGGCAGAAAAAGTAGCACAACAAATCGAAACAATAGGACAGCAGGCACGCGTTCTTCAGTTTGATATCAGCGATCGCGAATCAGCAAGCCAAACATTGGAACAAGACATGGATAAACATGGAGCATACTACGGTGTAGTTTGTAACGCAGGTATTGCCCGTGATAATGCTTTTCCCGCTATTCCAGGACATGAATGGGATGAAGTACTGCGCACAAACCTAGATGGTTTCTATAATGTTTTGCATCCTATATCTATGCCAATGATCCGCCGCCGTCAACCCGGTCGTATTGTAACATTGTCTTCCGTATCGGGAGAAATGGGAAATCGCGGTCAAGTGAATTATAGTGCCGCAAAAGCGGGTATTATTGGAGCAACAAAAGCCCTAGCAGTAGAACTCGCCAAACGTAAAATCACAGTAAACTGTGTCGCACCAGGTTTCATCGAAACAGATATGACTGACGACCTGTTAGTAGAAGAAGCGCTTAAAATGATTCCTATGCAACGAGCTGGCTTACCAAACGAGGTCGCAGGCGCAGTTAGCTTTTTAATGTCTGAAGACGCAGCTTATATTACACGTCAAGTCATCTCAATAAATGGTGGTATGTTCTAA
- a CDS encoding hotdog family protein gives MQIYSVDELVPHSGRMSLLSRVIQVEEDTLFAEVDIHKSATFAESNGVPAWVGLEYLAQAIGAYAGYQERTQGGAPKIGFLLGTRKYTSNCEYFPLGTTLTLKVTRNMQAENGLSTFDGELYTDGINASARLNVFQPDNAEEFLKEV, from the coding sequence ATGCAAATTTACAGTGTTGATGAACTAGTGCCTCACTCAGGGCGAATGAGTTTACTCAGTCGTGTCATACAAGTTGAAGAAGACACATTATTCGCAGAAGTTGATATCCATAAATCAGCTACTTTCGCCGAATCTAATGGAGTCCCTGCATGGGTAGGTTTAGAATACCTTGCACAAGCTATTGGCGCTTATGCTGGTTATCAAGAACGCACCCAAGGTGGAGCGCCTAAGATTGGCTTTTTACTAGGCACACGAAAATACACAAGCAACTGCGAATACTTCCCCTTAGGCACTACTTTAACCCTTAAAGTCACACGAAATATGCAAGCCGAAAACGGTTTAAGTACATTTGATGGTGAGCTGTATACTGATGGCATTAACGCTAGTGCTCGATTAAATGTATTCCAACCAGACAACGCCGAAGAATTTTTAAAGGAAGTTTAA
- a CDS encoding AMP-binding protein, with translation MNTIARLVPDTAGFIGEFPETVKAFRNAPPTNSNSYQPLQPLTREQAAIQVYTSGSTGTPKPILKTIAMIEDEIVSIDQLWSIPENATVISTVPHQHLFGSTFRLFWPLLTERVFQTKACTFTEDIFHQAQQLENYTLITTPSHLKRLNNQLEWSKVSDRCHQVISSAAPLTRKDSHFAAKLFGSPIHEIYGSSETGAIAWRTQANNNGLWTLLPLLSLQQNQDQTRIIGPHIAPQYQLLSDHIETSSKNVFHLLGRKDRIIKVEGKRLSLTKMENEIEKTPWVQTAKVQVLNRLRDEVIVVATLTQAGYQLKNKESQKELTKRLKQALSSSFETVLLPRRWRFLSSLPYNAQGKLSIDRLTSLFDNQDIKWPIKLFQTNHENQVQLTFYIPKELIYFEGHFNQHPILPGITQTHWAQHYAHEYFAINGRFTRLEVVKFQQVILPDSEVTLSLSYDSSSQKLTFRYFSDKGVYSSGRICFA, from the coding sequence ATGAATACCATCGCTAGATTGGTTCCTGATACAGCAGGATTTATTGGCGAATTTCCAGAAACAGTAAAGGCTTTTAGGAACGCGCCTCCAACCAATTCAAACTCGTACCAACCATTACAACCATTAACACGCGAGCAAGCAGCGATTCAAGTCTATACCTCTGGCTCAACAGGTACTCCTAAACCTATCCTAAAAACCATTGCTATGATCGAGGATGAAATTGTGTCCATTGATCAATTATGGTCAATACCTGAGAATGCCACAGTAATTTCCACAGTACCTCACCAACACCTTTTTGGCTCAACCTTTCGTTTATTTTGGCCCTTACTGACAGAGCGCGTCTTCCAAACCAAGGCATGCACTTTTACTGAAGACATTTTCCATCAAGCTCAGCAACTCGAAAACTACACCCTAATAACGACACCTTCACACTTGAAGCGTTTAAACAATCAGTTGGAGTGGTCAAAAGTATCAGATCGCTGCCATCAAGTCATATCATCTGCCGCACCTCTAACTCGCAAAGATAGCCATTTCGCTGCAAAGCTTTTTGGTTCTCCTATTCACGAAATCTACGGCAGCTCTGAAACCGGTGCCATAGCATGGCGCACACAAGCCAATAACAATGGCTTGTGGACATTATTACCTTTACTTTCATTGCAACAAAATCAGGATCAGACCCGCATTATAGGTCCCCATATTGCGCCACAATACCAACTTCTCAGTGACCATATCGAAACTTCTTCCAAAAATGTTTTTCACTTACTTGGGCGAAAAGACAGAATTATAAAGGTCGAGGGTAAGCGTCTTTCACTGACAAAAATGGAAAACGAAATAGAGAAGACGCCGTGGGTACAAACCGCTAAGGTACAAGTATTAAATCGTTTACGTGATGAAGTTATCGTTGTCGCCACACTGACACAAGCAGGCTATCAGTTAAAAAACAAAGAATCACAAAAAGAACTGACAAAACGTTTAAAGCAAGCATTAAGCTCTTCTTTTGAAACCGTTTTATTACCCCGACGTTGGCGTTTCTTGTCATCGCTCCCTTATAACGCACAAGGAAAATTGTCTATAGACCGTCTCACTTCTCTATTTGACAATCAAGATATCAAATGGCCGATTAAACTTTTTCAAACCAATCATGAGAATCAAGTACAGCTGACTTTTTACATCCCTAAAGAGCTGATTTATTTCGAAGGCCATTTCAACCAACACCCGATTTTGCCCGGCATCACCCAAACCCATTGGGCACAGCATTATGCTCATGAATACTTTGCAATCAATGGACGTTTCACCCGCTTAGAAGTAGTAAAGTTTCAGCAAGTAATATTACCAGATAGTGAAGTAACGTTATCTCTAAGCTACGACAGTAGCTCACAAAAACTAACCTTCCGATACTTTTCAGACAAAGGAGTTTATTCAAGTGGCCGAATCTGTTTCGCATAG
- a CDS encoding glycosyltransferase family 2 protein, whose translation MAESVSHSVEFKPAILIPVYNHEHAIGITLKEVLLYGYPVLLVDDGSSPTCNQVLKQLAQEHAPQNVSLLQLPVNLGKGGAVKAGITELSNQGFSHALQIDADGQHNLSDIPGMIAKSEKHPHAIIAGYPIYDESVPKYRFYARYLTHTWVWINTLSLNIKDSMCGFRVYPTETCRELTSRYSCGNRMDFDTEILVRWVWEGNAVVNQATKVHYPIDGVSHFNKLKDNILISTMHTRLFFGMLRRLPKLLRGKFCG comes from the coding sequence GTGGCCGAATCTGTTTCGCATAGCGTTGAGTTTAAACCGGCCATCTTGATTCCGGTTTATAATCATGAGCATGCCATTGGCATCACTTTAAAAGAAGTACTGCTTTATGGTTACCCTGTTCTACTCGTAGACGATGGTAGCTCACCCACTTGCAATCAAGTTCTGAAACAACTAGCACAAGAACATGCCCCACAAAATGTTAGTTTGCTTCAATTGCCGGTTAACTTAGGCAAAGGTGGTGCGGTCAAAGCAGGCATCACAGAATTATCTAATCAGGGCTTTAGTCATGCATTGCAAATAGATGCCGATGGACAACATAATTTATCAGATATTCCAGGCATGATCGCTAAATCGGAAAAGCACCCTCATGCGATAATTGCTGGTTATCCGATTTACGATGAGAGCGTTCCTAAATATCGTTTCTATGCTCGCTACTTAACCCATACTTGGGTTTGGATTAACACTTTATCTCTAAATATCAAAGACTCAATGTGTGGTTTTCGTGTTTACCCTACCGAAACCTGCCGGGAACTAACTTCTCGCTATAGTTGCGGCAATCGTATGGATTTTGATACCGAAATCTTAGTTCGATGGGTATGGGAAGGTAATGCCGTGGTCAATCAAGCGACAAAGGTACATTACCCAATTGATGGAGTGTCTCACTTTAACAAACTAAAAGACAATATACTGATCTCCACCATGCATACACGCCTCTTCTTCGGAATGCTAAGACGCTTACCTAAGTTACTTCGAGGTAAGTTCTGTGGTTAA
- a CDS encoding MMPL family transporter, whose protein sequence is MQKIAAYIWLTFVIGICYVAWLKEPHFESSITSLLPQSEQSQYREDAVRSQSEAMGQLLTLTIQHHNVQQAQQATETIRNILSESSILIEQSPSSLQQQPMNAKYRYSVLSSHVYKNLKHKQFDKQSAFALGQLFNPVASAPIDLIRDPFSLYSSYLQDSPVVGQFKIQQGLFRLTTQSEPTFALFYRLSDNAFSLSTQSQLEPLLERIIDYKKTNKVALKMSGLVIHASHGTKQAKQEISTIGIGSLIGIILLILVTFRCLKPLLYILLPISIGTLISLAITTLIFPRVHLITFAFGAGLVGVAVDYSMHYICAQSGQKKNRLSKALLVGLLLGLISSVLAYAGLALTPFPGLRQIAVFSSVGLISSWITVILWLPLASDLTHMTLHSHILNICQRLTPTYSQQRRKLATLIILVLSFLGAYIICVTPANDGLKSLQTSTSDLLNEDRAVQKAIGNTYQSTFLLITAPDLEALIQQEEQTRLALNHLKKQGKIDNYQSVSQSLPSYVQQQRNLELVSKLYDSQLTLLMSQIGVSPDVTEQAQQFFNQNQSILTFEVWQNSPLGQLMANQLIHHDDGYFSSIVRFQGKISDSTKQILKQFASESSSVEFIDPIADISNTLKLYRIQLTTCLLAAYLVVSGLLFIRYRKELWKIILPPLAASIISFAIATLINGGYNLFNITALILVFGIGLDMGIFIKESNGAIHTWIAVTLSTITSLLAFGLLILSKTPVLYQFGIIVLPGLLVVWVLTPFVQPVSYGKNRNE, encoded by the coding sequence ATGCAGAAGATCGCAGCATATATTTGGCTAACCTTCGTTATTGGCATTTGTTACGTTGCTTGGTTGAAAGAGCCGCACTTTGAATCCAGCATTACATCCTTACTACCGCAATCAGAGCAGAGCCAATACAGAGAAGATGCAGTACGCTCACAATCCGAAGCCATGGGTCAGCTTCTCACGTTGACAATACAACATCATAATGTTCAACAAGCGCAACAAGCCACCGAGACGATTCGAAACATACTCTCAGAGTCTAGCATTTTAATTGAACAATCTCCGAGCAGCCTACAACAACAGCCGATGAATGCTAAATATCGCTATAGCGTATTAAGCAGCCATGTCTATAAAAACCTTAAACATAAACAATTCGATAAGCAGTCAGCCTTCGCTTTAGGACAACTTTTTAATCCAGTTGCCAGCGCTCCAATAGACCTAATAAGGGATCCATTTAGTTTATATAGCAGCTACCTACAAGACAGTCCTGTCGTTGGACAATTCAAAATCCAACAAGGCTTGTTTCGCTTAACAACACAATCGGAACCTACCTTTGCATTGTTTTATCGTTTATCTGATAACGCTTTTTCACTTAGCACGCAAAGCCAGTTAGAACCGCTATTAGAGCGTATTATTGATTATAAGAAGACCAATAAAGTTGCTCTCAAAATGTCAGGTTTGGTGATCCATGCTAGTCACGGTACAAAACAGGCAAAGCAAGAAATTTCGACCATAGGTATCGGGTCATTAATTGGTATTATATTACTGATTTTAGTAACCTTCCGATGTTTAAAACCACTTTTGTATATATTGCTTCCGATCAGTATCGGAACTCTAATTTCGTTGGCCATCACGACCCTCATTTTCCCTCGAGTACATTTGATTACCTTTGCCTTTGGCGCAGGCTTAGTTGGTGTCGCTGTTGATTATTCGATGCATTATATCTGCGCCCAATCAGGACAGAAAAAAAACCGGTTATCCAAGGCCTTATTAGTCGGCTTGTTGCTGGGATTAATTTCAAGCGTATTAGCTTATGCGGGCCTTGCCTTAACACCATTCCCTGGTCTACGCCAAATAGCTGTATTTTCTAGTGTAGGCTTAATATCTTCTTGGATAACCGTCATTTTATGGTTACCACTGGCTAGTGACCTCACTCACATGACTTTGCATTCGCATATACTTAATATATGCCAACGCCTAACACCAACCTACTCACAACAGCGTCGTAAACTGGCTACTCTCATTATTTTAGTTTTATCATTTTTGGGTGCCTACATTATCTGCGTTACGCCAGCCAATGATGGCTTAAAATCCTTACAAACTTCGACATCTGACTTACTCAATGAAGATCGTGCTGTACAAAAGGCCATCGGCAATACCTATCAAAGTACCTTTTTGTTGATTACAGCCCCAGACCTTGAAGCACTCATCCAACAAGAAGAGCAAACTCGCCTGGCTCTTAATCACTTAAAAAAACAAGGGAAAATTGATAATTATCAATCAGTTAGTCAGTCTTTACCCTCTTACGTTCAGCAACAACGTAACTTAGAGCTGGTAAGTAAACTTTATGATTCCCAACTAACTTTATTGATGTCTCAAATCGGTGTCTCTCCAGATGTAACTGAGCAAGCGCAGCAATTCTTTAATCAAAACCAATCAATCCTAACCTTTGAGGTTTGGCAAAATAGTCCATTAGGGCAATTAATGGCAAACCAACTTATTCATCATGATGATGGATACTTTTCCAGCATAGTGCGTTTTCAGGGAAAAATCAGTGACTCTACTAAGCAGATTTTGAAACAATTCGCATCGGAATCAAGCTCAGTCGAATTTATTGATCCAATTGCCGACATAAGTAATACGCTTAAGCTCTATCGTATACAGCTGACCACATGCCTATTAGCCGCCTATTTAGTAGTTTCAGGGTTATTATTCATTCGTTACCGTAAAGAGCTCTGGAAGATTATTTTACCTCCGTTAGCCGCCTCTATCATCTCGTTTGCTATCGCGACATTAATCAATGGCGGTTATAACTTATTCAACATTACAGCACTGATTTTGGTATTTGGTATCGGCCTAGACATGGGCATTTTTATCAAAGAATCAAATGGAGCAATTCACACTTGGATAGCCGTCACCTTGTCGACTATAACCAGTTTATTAGCCTTTGGATTATTAATTTTAAGTAAAACCCCCGTGCTATATCAATTCGGAATCATAGTTCTACCTGGTTTACTTGTCGTATGGGTGTTAACGCCTTTTGTTCAACCCGTTTCTTATGGAAAAAATCGAAATGAATAA
- a CDS encoding DUF3261 domain-containing protein — MTIYLGLTACSLFHSSAPQRPEPVLLAPTKAMPEELLKQSLILNSPQQSDSFIAVLRLTHKKTSLVALTLSGQPFLTQNFDGQAWSSENVSGQALPEQEIFSMMQFALWPESQIKQSYREQDGWKLELHGETRTAYYHNYPYFVVEKTNEHTVIKHKMANYQITINTFEKERLAQ; from the coding sequence ATGACCATATATTTGGGCCTAACAGCTTGTAGCCTGTTCCACAGTTCAGCACCCCAGCGGCCTGAGCCTGTTTTGCTTGCTCCAACAAAAGCTATGCCAGAAGAGTTGCTGAAACAAAGCCTCATACTGAATAGCCCTCAGCAATCAGATAGTTTCATTGCAGTACTACGTTTAACCCATAAAAAAACCAGTTTGGTCGCGTTAACTTTGTCAGGACAACCGTTCCTGACACAAAACTTTGATGGTCAAGCTTGGTCCAGCGAGAACGTTTCTGGCCAAGCATTACCGGAGCAAGAAATTTTTAGCATGATGCAATTTGCTCTATGGCCAGAGTCACAAATAAAACAAAGTTATCGAGAACAAGATGGCTGGAAACTGGAATTACATGGTGAGACTCGCACGGCTTACTATCATAATTATCCATATTTTGTAGTCGAAAAAACGAACGAGCACACCGTGATAAAACACAAAATGGCTAACTATCAAATAACCATAAATACTTTTGAAAAGGAGCGATTGGCCCAATGA
- a CDS encoding NAD(P)/FAD-dependent oxidoreductase: MNNLNGNFDVAIIGAGPSGAVAAAQLARNGHKVLVLEKQHFPRFSIGESLLPQSMELLEQAGMLQAVVEAGFQFKNGAAFANKGLYDFFDFREKFSPGWGTTYQVQRAQFDKILADCATKDGAEIRYGHAVESYTEIDDNSVQLHVYDEQQNEYDITAKFVLDASGFGRVLPKLLNLEKESTLSTRISLFTHIEDRIGLKYFDRNKILISVHPENNEIWYWLIPFSDGRASVGVVLPRTIYEQHQHQEDADILKYFIYQTGKMSESLTEAVFDTPVGKLAGYSSDVTQMSGKHFALLGNAGEFLDPVFSSGVTIALKSAILAAETLDKQLRGEQVNWKNDFEQPLKLGIDTFRQFVEGWYDGSLQTVIFTKDKNPAVKAMICSVLAGYAWDTSNPYVKNPKRLHVLAQLCQK; this comes from the coding sequence ATGAATAATTTAAACGGAAATTTTGATGTGGCAATTATAGGTGCTGGCCCTTCAGGCGCAGTTGCAGCAGCCCAACTTGCTCGTAATGGACACAAGGTATTAGTGTTGGAAAAACAGCACTTTCCACGTTTTTCTATCGGGGAAAGTTTACTGCCACAGAGCATGGAATTACTAGAACAAGCAGGTATGCTTCAGGCTGTAGTTGAAGCTGGCTTCCAGTTTAAAAATGGTGCAGCCTTTGCTAATAAAGGACTATATGACTTTTTTGATTTTCGAGAAAAATTTTCTCCTGGCTGGGGTACAACCTATCAAGTACAACGTGCTCAATTCGACAAAATTCTCGCAGACTGCGCGACAAAAGATGGCGCTGAAATCCGCTATGGTCATGCAGTAGAAAGCTATACTGAGATAGATGACAACTCGGTACAACTGCACGTTTATGACGAACAACAAAACGAATACGACATTACTGCCAAATTTGTTCTTGACGCGAGTGGATTTGGTCGCGTGTTACCTAAGCTACTAAACCTTGAGAAAGAGTCCACGCTTTCAACACGAATTTCACTGTTTACCCACATTGAAGATCGTATCGGTCTTAAGTATTTTGACCGCAATAAAATTCTGATTTCAGTGCATCCAGAAAACAATGAAATTTGGTACTGGCTAATCCCATTTAGTGATGGCCGCGCGTCCGTTGGAGTGGTGTTACCACGCACGATATATGAACAGCATCAACATCAAGAAGACGCTGACATCCTAAAGTACTTCATTTATCAAACCGGAAAAATGTCCGAAAGCTTAACTGAAGCAGTATTTGATACGCCAGTTGGAAAGTTAGCAGGCTACTCTTCAGATGTAACACAAATGTCAGGCAAGCATTTTGCCCTATTAGGCAATGCTGGTGAGTTCCTTGACCCGGTATTTTCTTCAGGAGTGACCATCGCCCTAAAATCCGCAATATTGGCCGCAGAGACATTGGACAAGCAACTAAGAGGCGAGCAAGTTAACTGGAAAAATGATTTTGAACAACCACTCAAATTAGGAATAGACACTTTCCGTCAATTTGTTGAAGGCTGGTACGATGGCAGCTTGCAAACTGTCATTTTTACCAAAGATAAAAACCCTGCTGTCAAAGCAATGATCTGTTCCGTTCTTGCAGGTTATGCTTGGGATACCAGCAACCCATACGTAAAAAACCCAAAACGCCTTCATGTACTGGCTCAATTATGTCAAAAATAG
- a CDS encoding acyl-CoA thioesterase, translating into MLEHEIELEIPFHDVDVMHVAWHGHYVKYLEIARCALLESIHYNCDEMERTGYVWPVIELNIRYAKPLRFKQKIRILAKMVEWENRLKISYTLFDSKSGQRLTKAYTVQVAVDAENGEMLFASPQILFDKLGATQ; encoded by the coding sequence ATGTTGGAACATGAGATTGAGCTTGAAATTCCATTTCATGATGTCGATGTAATGCATGTCGCATGGCACGGTCACTATGTAAAATATCTTGAAATTGCTCGCTGTGCATTACTAGAATCCATCCACTATAACTGTGACGAAATGGAACGAACTGGCTATGTGTGGCCAGTGATTGAACTCAACATTCGTTATGCTAAACCATTACGCTTCAAGCAAAAGATTCGTATATTGGCAAAAATGGTTGAATGGGAAAATCGTCTAAAAATCTCCTACACATTATTTGACAGTAAATCAGGTCAACGTCTAACTAAAGCCTATACCGTACAAGTGGCAGTAGATGCTGAGAACGGTGAAATGCTGTTCGCATCCCCGCAAATTTTATTTGATAAGTTGGGAGCGACTCAATGA